A DNA window from Garciella nitratireducens DSM 15102 contains the following coding sequences:
- the ilvD gene encoding dihydroxy-acid dehydratase translates to MNSDSVKKGIQQAPHRSLFHALGMTEEEMNRPLVGIVSSYSEIVPGHRNLDKIVEAVKLGVAMAGGTPVVVPAIAVCDGIAMGHVGMKYSLVSRELIADSTETLAKAHAFDALVMVPNCDKNVPGLLMAAARINIPTIFVSGGPMLAGKVNGEKTSLSSMFEAVGAYAAGKMTEKEVKEYEQKACPTCGSCSGMYTANSMNCLTEAIGMGLKGNGTIPAVYSARIQLAKKAGMQVMKLLRKNIRPRDIMTKDAFINALTVDMALGCSTNTMLHIPAIAHEAGVEIDLEIANEISKRTPNLCHLAPAGHSYIEELDEAGGIYAVMNELNKEGLLKTNLITVTGKTVGENIENCQNKNPEVIRSIDNPYSETGGIAILKGNLAPDSCVVKRSAVVPEMLKHEGPARVFDCEEDAIVAIKGGKIVPGDVVVIRYEGPKGGPGMREMLNPTSAIAGMGLGSSVALITDGRFSGASRGASIGHVSPEAAVGGPIALVQEGDTIQIDMDANTIRVKLSDEELEKRRKKWTPRKPKITDGYLARYAHLVASGNRGAILEIPEEK, encoded by the coding sequence ATGAACAGTGATTCGGTAAAAAAAGGAATACAACAAGCACCTCATCGTTCTCTATTTCATGCATTGGGGATGACAGAAGAGGAAATGAATAGACCTCTTGTAGGAATTGTTAGCTCTTATAGTGAAATTGTACCAGGGCATAGAAACTTAGATAAAATTGTAGAAGCAGTAAAGTTAGGAGTTGCAATGGCAGGAGGAACTCCTGTAGTAGTACCAGCAATTGCAGTATGTGATGGGATTGCTATGGGACATGTGGGAATGAAGTATTCTCTTGTATCTAGGGAATTAATAGCAGATTCTACAGAGACTTTAGCTAAGGCACATGCCTTTGATGCATTGGTTATGGTACCCAATTGCGATAAAAATGTACCTGGGCTTTTAATGGCAGCTGCAAGAATTAATATTCCAACTATTTTTGTTAGCGGAGGACCAATGCTTGCAGGTAAAGTGAACGGAGAAAAAACTAGTTTATCTTCTATGTTTGAAGCAGTAGGAGCTTATGCTGCTGGAAAAATGACTGAGAAAGAAGTTAAAGAATATGAACAAAAAGCTTGTCCTACTTGTGGGTCTTGTTCTGGAATGTACACTGCCAATAGTATGAATTGTCTTACAGAAGCTATTGGTATGGGGTTAAAAGGGAATGGAACCATTCCAGCAGTGTATTCTGCTAGAATTCAACTGGCAAAAAAAGCAGGAATGCAAGTCATGAAATTATTGAGAAAAAATATTCGTCCAAGGGATATTATGACCAAGGATGCATTTATCAATGCTCTTACTGTAGATATGGCATTAGGTTGCAGCACCAATACCATGCTTCATATTCCAGCCATTGCCCATGAAGCAGGAGTGGAGATTGATTTAGAGATTGCCAATGAAATTAGTAAAAGAACGCCAAACCTTTGTCACTTAGCTCCTGCAGGGCATTCTTATATCGAAGAATTGGATGAAGCGGGTGGAATTTATGCAGTCATGAATGAATTGAATAAAGAAGGACTTTTAAAAACAAATTTGATTACTGTTACAGGGAAAACAGTAGGAGAAAATATTGAGAATTGTCAAAATAAAAATCCAGAAGTCATTAGATCTATTGATAATCCCTATAGTGAGACTGGTGGGATTGCTATATTAAAGGGAAATTTAGCACCAGATTCCTGTGTGGTAAAACGCTCTGCTGTAGTGCCAGAAATGTTAAAGCATGAAGGGCCAGCTAGAGTATTTGACTGTGAAGAAGATGCAATTGTAGCCATCAAAGGTGGAAAAATTGTACCAGGGGATGTAGTGGTTATAAGATATGAAGGACCAAAGGGTGGTCCAGGAATGAGAGAGATGTTAAATCCAACTTCAGCTATTGCAGGAATGGGATTGGGAAGTTCTGTAGCTCTAATTACCGATGGACGATTTAGTGGTGCTTCTAGAGGAGCTTCTATTGGACATGTATCTCCAGAGGCTGCTGTGGGAGGACCTATTGCCCTTGTACAAGAAGGAGATACCATTCAAATTGATATGGATGCAAATACCATTCGTGTAAAGCTATCTGATGAAGAACTTGAAAAAAGGAGGAAGAAATGGACTCCAAGAAAGCCTAAGATTACCGATGGATATCTAGCAAGATATGCTCATCTTGTTGCTTCAGGAAATAGGGGAGCCATTTTAGAAATTCCTGAAGAAAAATAG
- the larB gene encoding nickel pincer cofactor biosynthesis protein LarB, translating to MEVRDLLEQVKSGKIEITTAEQILKKLPYEDLDFAKLDHHRKLRSGFGEVVYCRGKSIEHFIKIFQSFYEKGVDILGTRASKEQFEALKAIVKEAEYDELSGVIKVVRSHPDKIGNIVVCTGGTSDIPVAEEAAQTAEFFGSTVTRIYDIGIAGIHRLLSQIERIGKANVVIAVAGMEGALPGVIAGLIDKPVIAVPTSVGYGTNFKGVSALLTMLNSCAEGIAVVNIDNGFGAAYMATQINRLAVKGNE from the coding sequence GTGGAGGTACGTGATTTATTAGAACAAGTAAAAAGTGGAAAGATAGAGATTACTACTGCAGAACAAATACTTAAAAAACTTCCTTATGAGGACTTAGACTTTGCTAAACTAGATCATCATAGAAAGCTCAGATCTGGTTTTGGAGAAGTAGTTTATTGTAGAGGAAAAAGCATAGAGCATTTCATAAAAATCTTTCAAAGTTTTTATGAAAAAGGAGTAGATATTTTAGGAACAAGAGCGAGTAAAGAACAATTTGAAGCATTAAAGGCAATTGTGAAAGAAGCGGAATACGATGAATTATCTGGAGTTATCAAAGTAGTACGATCTCATCCTGATAAAATAGGAAATATTGTTGTGTGTACTGGTGGAACTTCAGATATTCCAGTAGCAGAGGAAGCTGCACAAACAGCAGAGTTTTTTGGAAGCACAGTAACACGTATTTATGATATAGGAATAGCAGGAATTCATAGACTACTTTCTCAAATAGAGAGAATTGGTAAGGCAAATGTAGTTATAGCTGTTGCAGGAATGGAAGGAGCTTTACCGGGAGTGATTGCAGGGTTAATAGATAAACCAGTAATAGCAGTTCCTACTTCTGTAGGATATGGGACCAATTTTAAAGGCGTTTCTGCACTTCTTACGATGTTAAATTCTTGTGCAGAAGGAATTGCTGTAGTGAATATTGATAATGGCTTTGGTGCAGCATATATGGCGACACAAATCAATCGATTGGCGGTGAAAGGAAATGAATGA
- a CDS encoding ATP-binding cassette domain-containing protein gives MSYIEVKQCSKIIKGKIILDNINLQLEKGKIYGFVGKNGSGKTMLFRAICGLIKPSQGLISINGEVLHKDISFPRNVGVIIESPGFWDELTGYENLELLSKIKGLIGEKEIRHAIERVGLKHDDSRIYKKYSLGMKQRLAIAQAIMESPDLLILDEPTNGLDEEGVDLIRKIILEENQRGSTVLITSHNKEDISILAEKIYRVIDGKLTDEVKKP, from the coding sequence ATGAGTTATATTGAGGTTAAACAATGCTCGAAAATAATAAAAGGGAAAATCATATTAGACAATATAAATTTACAATTGGAAAAAGGGAAAATCTATGGTTTTGTGGGGAAAAACGGTTCAGGAAAAACCATGTTATTCCGGGCAATTTGTGGATTGATTAAACCATCACAAGGATTGATCTCTATTAATGGCGAGGTTTTACATAAAGATATTTCGTTTCCAAGAAATGTGGGAGTAATCATTGAATCACCCGGGTTTTGGGATGAACTAACAGGGTATGAAAATTTAGAGTTGCTTTCAAAAATAAAAGGTTTAATTGGTGAAAAAGAGATTCGGCATGCCATAGAACGTGTTGGATTAAAACATGATGATTCACGTATATACAAGAAATATTCATTGGGGATGAAACAAAGATTAGCTATAGCGCAAGCTATTATGGAATCGCCTGATTTACTTATATTGGATGAACCTACAAATGGCTTGGATGAAGAAGGGGTTGATCTTATAAGGAAGATTATTCTTGAAGAAAATCAAAGAGGATCAACGGTATTGATTACAAGTCATAATAAGGAAGATATAAGTATATTGGCAGAGAAAATTTATAGAGTAATCGATGGGAAGTTGACGGATGAGGTGAAAAAACCATGA
- a CDS encoding sigma 54-interacting transcriptional regulator produces MKNDLYNYLKKITENFNKDNAKLFSANSIAKKINLSRSTVSSYLNKGVKQGNIIKIKEYPVIFLDKEVFSRIYFKTSVNEYESLEELFNEGRKIKNRDPLDNVIGARQSLREQIEQIKTAVLYPENGLPIMLVGPSGSGKTYLAKCIYDYCIQENLIHENAPFISLNCAQYYHNPELLSSLLFGYTKGAFTGADKDKKGLLEDADGGILFLDEVHRLTNQGQEKLFTFMDSGEYSPIGDNSINKKAKTRLIFATTESIQSSFLPTFIRRLPVIINIPGFSERTQQEKLDLVDSFFLKESEILKRSIKVSKQVISFLLSSNYDGNVGKIKNIIKYSCGKSYVRMKDAEVIKVRITDLPIECEKHIKENINHQFLNRYQDRTYDYKYPELLNINSKEQKNIQKNITAVYFQFIEKFKQVECGDITPDYYIKKMMNNVNLLLDELIFNTEFDQDQSLFSILSFNIRFSFKYMEETYGFKQDGNKILSIASLLYFKEEHKILINHPDWSSIRPKLLTFINSYMKNASYLAKVILNNLSKQLDYPFLDEDLIFISFYLNGTNIQNVKGEINSIVLAHGYSTASSMANVANRLLKKNLFQAIDMPINTTIDDIESKIIDFIDNHIIENGLILLVDMGSLSNLSTRLKDKIKCPILIIDYVSTPLVLEIGSLLLQGKNINEINEEILKNIKINKQLVYPVGKKKKAILTCCYTGMGSAIQIQEILQKSLNHDNTPFAIIPYDYKKLKQNKLKELPFQIYDVLAIIGTSDPKIDGVNYIGLDQLINGEEIEKLIDILRYNFQFDEQQLKKDLVFNFSIKRIVENLTILDPNKILRLVEKATDRIEENLNIKLSNNKRFLLYVHSCCMVERILRKENVDDQNDISQFLEREKRKVEMIRYCFSEIEKECTIKISDQEIRLICDIIFSH; encoded by the coding sequence ATGAAGAATGATTTATATAACTATTTGAAAAAAATTACTGAAAATTTCAATAAAGATAATGCAAAACTTTTTTCTGCAAATTCAATTGCTAAGAAAATCAATCTAAGTAGAAGCACAGTAAGCAGCTATTTAAATAAAGGAGTAAAACAAGGAAATATAATAAAAATCAAAGAATATCCAGTAATTTTTTTAGATAAAGAAGTTTTCTCTAGAATATATTTTAAAACATCGGTTAATGAGTATGAATCTTTAGAGGAATTATTTAATGAAGGTAGAAAAATAAAAAACAGAGATCCTTTAGACAATGTTATCGGAGCAAGACAAAGCTTAAGGGAACAAATTGAACAGATAAAAACAGCAGTCTTATATCCTGAAAATGGACTGCCTATAATGCTTGTAGGTCCCAGCGGTTCAGGAAAGACATATCTGGCAAAATGCATTTATGATTATTGCATACAAGAAAATTTAATCCATGAAAATGCTCCATTTATTTCTTTAAATTGTGCACAATATTATCATAACCCAGAACTACTATCAAGCCTTTTATTTGGATATACAAAAGGTGCTTTTACTGGAGCAGACAAAGATAAGAAAGGGCTTCTTGAAGATGCTGATGGGGGTATATTATTTCTTGATGAGGTGCACCGTTTAACAAATCAAGGACAGGAAAAATTATTTACATTTATGGATTCCGGTGAGTACTCACCTATAGGTGATAATAGTATTAACAAAAAAGCAAAGACAAGATTAATTTTTGCGACAACGGAATCTATACAATCATCCTTTTTGCCAACTTTCATTCGTAGATTGCCTGTGATAATAAATATACCAGGTTTTTCAGAGAGAACCCAGCAAGAAAAACTTGATTTAGTAGACAGTTTTTTTTTAAAAGAAAGTGAAATATTAAAGCGCTCTATTAAAGTCTCTAAGCAGGTTATTTCTTTTTTATTATCAAGCAATTATGATGGCAATGTAGGAAAAATAAAAAACATTATAAAATATAGCTGTGGGAAGAGCTATGTAAGAATGAAAGATGCTGAGGTAATCAAAGTTCGTATTACTGATTTGCCAATTGAATGCGAGAAACATATAAAAGAAAACATAAATCATCAGTTTTTAAACAGATATCAAGACAGGACTTATGATTATAAATATCCAGAATTATTAAATATAAATAGCAAAGAGCAAAAAAATATACAAAAAAATATAACTGCAGTATATTTTCAATTCATTGAAAAATTTAAACAGGTAGAATGTGGGGATATAACACCTGATTATTATATTAAGAAAATGATGAATAACGTAAACCTATTACTAGATGAGTTAATATTTAACACTGAATTTGATCAAGATCAAAGTTTATTTTCTATATTATCTTTTAATATTAGATTTTCATTTAAGTACATGGAAGAAACTTATGGTTTTAAACAGGATGGCAATAAAATTCTTTCTATTGCAAGTTTGCTATATTTTAAGGAAGAGCATAAAATCTTGATTAATCATCCTGATTGGAGCAGTATAAGACCTAAGTTACTTACATTTATCAATTCATATATGAAAAATGCATCCTATTTAGCTAAGGTTATACTGAATAATTTAAGTAAGCAATTGGACTATCCGTTCTTAGATGAAGATTTAATTTTTATTTCATTTTACTTAAATGGTACAAATATACAAAATGTGAAAGGTGAAATAAATAGTATAGTTTTAGCCCATGGCTATTCAACAGCAAGCAGCATGGCAAATGTAGCTAACAGACTATTAAAAAAAAATCTTTTCCAAGCCATAGATATGCCTATTAATACTACTATAGATGACATAGAAAGTAAGATTATAGATTTTATTGATAATCATATTATAGAAAATGGATTAATTTTATTAGTTGATATGGGCTCCCTTTCTAATTTGAGTACAAGATTAAAAGATAAAATAAAGTGTCCAATATTAATAATAGACTATGTATCTACACCCTTAGTCTTAGAGATAGGAAGTTTATTATTACAAGGGAAAAATATAAATGAAATCAATGAAGAAATATTAAAAAATATTAAAATCAATAAACAATTGGTATATCCAGTTGGGAAAAAGAAAAAGGCCATCTTGACCTGCTGCTATACAGGAATGGGCAGTGCAATTCAAATTCAAGAGATACTTCAAAAAAGCTTAAATCATGATAATACTCCTTTTGCTATTATTCCTTATGATTATAAAAAACTAAAGCAAAACAAGCTAAAAGAATTACCTTTTCAAATATATGACGTTCTTGCTATTATCGGGACCTCTGATCCTAAAATTGATGGGGTTAACTATATAGGCTTAGATCAATTAATAAATGGCGAGGAAATTGAAAAACTTATTGATATCCTGAGATATAATTTTCAATTTGATGAGCAACAATTAAAAAAAGATTTGGTATTTAATTTTTCTATTAAGAGAATTGTTGAAAATTTGACAATCTTAGATCCAAATAAAATATTAAGGCTTGTAGAAAAAGCAACTGATAGAATAGAAGAAAATTTAAATATTAAATTATCAAATAATAAAAGATTCTTATTATATGTGCATTCCTGTTGCATGGTTGAAAGAATATTGAGAAAAGAAAATGTTGATGATCAGAATGACATCAGTCAATTTTTAGAAAGAGAAAAAAGAAAAGTGGAGATGATTAGATACTGCTTTTCTGAAATAGAAAAAGAATGTACCATCAAGATTTCAGACCAAGAAATCCGTTTAATTTGTGACATTATATTTAGCCATTAA
- a CDS encoding HAD family hydrolase — protein sequence MKKAVIFDMDGVLIDSEYFYFKRRMAFFDSLGIDPKTRNFKNFIGLSDRMIWEKLVPENSIKRKFLKEKYVKYRKNHEIKFKEALNSSARDTSIKLKKRGIKLAVASSSEKKEILRMLRECELEKYMDFVISGEECRESKPSPDIYIKAVEALNILPSEALAVEDSLLGIASAKSAGLEVAALAPKDYYLDQSEAQYQINDLKEIIELI from the coding sequence TTGAAAAAAGCAGTTATTTTTGATATGGATGGAGTTTTAATAGATAGTGAATATTTCTATTTTAAAAGGAGGATGGCTTTTTTTGATAGTTTAGGAATAGATCCGAAGACACGAAATTTTAAAAATTTTATAGGACTAAGTGACAGAATGATTTGGGAAAAACTAGTTCCAGAAAATTCTATTAAACGTAAATTTCTCAAAGAAAAATATGTTAAATATAGAAAAAACCATGAAATAAAATTTAAGGAAGCATTAAATAGTTCAGCCAGGGATACCTCTATAAAATTAAAAAAAAGAGGCATAAAATTAGCAGTTGCTTCTTCCTCTGAAAAAAAAGAAATACTAAGAATGCTGAGAGAATGTGAATTAGAGAAATATATGGATTTTGTGATCAGTGGAGAAGAATGTAGAGAAAGTAAACCAAGTCCGGATATATATATTAAAGCAGTTGAAGCTTTAAACATATTGCCTAGTGAAGCACTAGCAGTGGAGGATTCTTTATTGGGAATTGCTTCTGCTAAATCTGCGGGATTAGAAGTTGCGGCATTGGCTCCAAAGGATTATTATTTAGACCAATCAGAAGCGCAATATCAAATTAACGACTTAAAAGAAATAATTGAATTAATCTAA
- the feoB gene encoding ferrous iron transport protein B — protein MSNTFAMTKKHTAEKTIPLNFALAGNPNCGKTTIFNQLTGSRQYVGNWTGVTVEKKEGKMKNTNINIVDLPGIYSLSSTTLDEIIARDYIVQSRPDALLDVIDASNLERNLYLTLQLLELEVPMILILNMMDEVEHKGLEINIHKLEKILGVKCISTSVKNRETLNKISEINIEKIRLKDVFGYLPQDIRENIEQLAESMKKNKELTKLSSLKWLSLKLLENDENVIDTFLKNQSELLEKANLMRYELEQNYKKPISEVIILARYEFIYKIIEEVVIKKKMEKKESISDKIDKIVTNKFLAIPIFLGVMLLVYYVSITSLGDKTISFMEWLVGDVVTGIVIRFLDMLQVSDWMYSLIVDGIIGGMGAVIIFVPQIMILFMFIAILEDSGYMARIAFVMDKLLRNFGLSGKSFIPLVVGSGCSVPGIMATRTIENVNERKLTVLLTPFISCGAKLPIYVMFASAFFAKGAHWVVFSLYVLGIVVAMFSGILLSKTKYKGKSSYFIMELPPYRIPQVKNVLYRVWDRGKEFLMRAGTIIFAASVILWFLQSFTLQFEMTHNPENSILAFIGSIIAPIFKPLGFGDWKTAVAFFTGFAAKEAVISTLGAMQGVGEAGLASSLHTLFTPVSAYSFLVFILLASPCFAAQSAMKNEFNSWRETGFAIFYQTGIAWVISMLVYQIGIWIF, from the coding sequence ATGAGTAATACATTTGCAATGACAAAAAAACATACCGCTGAAAAGACTATTCCTTTAAATTTTGCTTTGGCTGGAAATCCTAATTGTGGGAAAACTACTATTTTTAATCAATTAACCGGATCAAGACAATATGTTGGGAATTGGACTGGCGTGACAGTAGAAAAAAAAGAAGGAAAAATGAAAAATACAAATATCAATATTGTGGATTTGCCTGGAATTTATTCTTTATCTTCTACTACCTTAGATGAAATTATTGCGAGAGATTATATTGTACAATCTAGGCCAGATGCTCTATTGGACGTAATAGATGCTTCTAATCTAGAAAGAAACTTGTATTTAACGTTGCAATTACTTGAATTAGAAGTTCCAATGATCTTGATTCTAAATATGATGGATGAAGTAGAACATAAAGGTCTTGAAATCAATATTCATAAATTAGAAAAGATCTTAGGAGTAAAATGTATTTCTACTTCGGTGAAAAATAGGGAAACACTAAATAAGATTTCAGAAATTAACATAGAAAAAATTCGTTTAAAGGATGTTTTTGGTTATTTACCGCAAGATATTAGAGAAAACATTGAGCAACTAGCAGAGAGTATGAAAAAAAATAAAGAATTAACAAAATTAAGTAGTTTAAAATGGCTTTCTTTAAAACTTTTAGAAAATGATGAAAATGTAATAGATACTTTTTTAAAGAATCAATCCGAGTTATTAGAGAAAGCAAATCTCATGAGGTATGAATTAGAACAAAATTATAAAAAGCCAATATCAGAGGTAATTATTTTAGCTCGATATGAATTTATCTATAAAATTATAGAAGAAGTAGTTATAAAAAAGAAAATGGAAAAGAAAGAAAGTATTTCAGATAAGATTGATAAGATTGTAACCAATAAATTTTTAGCAATTCCTATATTCCTAGGGGTTATGTTATTGGTTTATTATGTTTCTATTACAAGTCTTGGGGATAAAACTATATCGTTTATGGAATGGCTTGTGGGAGATGTAGTTACTGGAATTGTTATTCGGTTTTTAGATATGCTTCAAGTTTCTGATTGGATGTATTCTTTAATAGTAGATGGAATTATTGGTGGTATGGGAGCGGTTATAATATTTGTACCACAAATTATGATTTTATTTATGTTTATTGCTATATTAGAGGATAGTGGATATATGGCAAGAATTGCTTTTGTAATGGATAAATTATTACGGAATTTTGGATTATCTGGGAAATCATTCATTCCGTTAGTAGTAGGCTCTGGATGTTCTGTCCCTGGAATTATGGCAACTAGAACCATTGAAAACGTGAATGAAAGAAAGTTAACAGTTCTTTTAACTCCTTTTATTTCTTGTGGAGCAAAATTACCTATTTATGTTATGTTTGCTTCTGCCTTTTTTGCAAAAGGTGCTCATTGGGTGGTCTTTTCTCTATATGTTTTAGGAATTGTTGTAGCAATGTTTTCAGGAATTCTTTTATCCAAGACAAAATATAAAGGAAAGTCTTCTTATTTTATTATGGAATTACCTCCTTATCGAATTCCTCAAGTAAAAAATGTTCTTTATAGGGTGTGGGATAGAGGAAAGGAATTTTTAATGAGAGCTGGTACCATTATTTTTGCTGCATCCGTAATTCTTTGGTTTTTACAATCTTTTACTTTACAATTTGAAATGACGCATAACCCAGAGAATAGCATTTTAGCTTTTATTGGATCGATCATTGCGCCCATTTTTAAACCTTTGGGATTTGGAGACTGGAAGACAGCAGTGGCATTCTTTACAGGTTTTGCTGCCAAAGAAGCAGTCATCAGTACTTTAGGTGCAATGCAAGGAGTAGGGGAAGCTGGCTTAGCATCTTCATTGCATACTTTATTTACACCAGTTTCTGCTTATTCCTTCTTAGTATTTATTTTATTAGCATCGCCTTGTTTTGCGGCTCAAAGTGCTATGAAAAATGAATTTAATTCTTGGAGAGAAACAGGATTTGCAATTTTTTATCAAACAGGAATTGCATGGGTAATATCGATGTTAGTATATCAAATAGGTATTTGGATTTTTTAA
- a CDS encoding FeoB-associated Cys-rich membrane protein yields MGTFLLLVVILGFTSYIIYKRVKDRKKGKSCCSGGCSSCPFSCSMKDQ; encoded by the coding sequence ATGGGAACATTTTTATTATTAGTAGTAATTTTAGGATTTACTAGTTATATTATTTATAAAAGAGTGAAAGATAGAAAGAAAGGAAAATCCTGTTGTAGTGGTGGATGTAGTAGTTGTCCATTTTCTTGCAGTATGAAGGATCAATAA
- a CDS encoding FeoA family protein — protein sequence MKKGFKKVKTVNDLLPGQSGEIIDIKMQGPMKKKLYELGLTPGTKVQFVRTAPLGDPIHIKVKEFHLGIRRDMAKEIVIR from the coding sequence ATGAAAAAAGGCTTTAAAAAGGTTAAAACTGTCAATGATTTACTTCCAGGGCAAAGTGGGGAAATTATTGATATAAAAATGCAAGGACCCATGAAGAAAAAATTATATGAATTAGGGCTTACTCCTGGGACTAAAGTTCAATTTGTTAGAACGGCACCTTTAGGAGATCCTATTCATATTAAGGTCAAGGAATTTCATTTAGGGATACGAAGAGATATGGCAAAAGAAATTGTCATTCGATAA
- the larC gene encoding nickel insertion protein, translating into MDDIPRDSNKDSIWLLESNIDDTTGEALGFTMEKLLKQGAKDVFFTPIFMKKNRPAYQLSILCKEDQVNNMESIIFQNTTTIGIRKVKMNRTILETQKRRINTIYGPVQVKICKFKDREYIYPEYEEIKRICNETGLDFQRIYNEIKKQ; encoded by the coding sequence ATGGATGATATCCCAAGGGATTCCAATAAGGATAGTATTTGGCTTTTAGAGAGTAATATTGATGATACTACAGGGGAAGCTTTAGGTTTTACCATGGAAAAGTTGTTAAAACAAGGGGCAAAAGATGTATTTTTTACTCCCATTTTTATGAAGAAAAATAGACCTGCATATCAATTGAGTATTTTATGTAAAGAAGATCAAGTAAATAATATGGAATCCATTATTTTTCAAAATACCACTACCATTGGTATTCGAAAAGTTAAAATGAATCGCACTATTTTGGAAACACAAAAAAGAAGGATAAATACTATTTATGGTCCTGTACAAGTAAAAATATGTAAATTTAAAGATCGAGAATATATTTATCCAGAATATGAAGAGATTAAAAGAATTTGTAATGAGACAGGACTAGATTTTCAAAGAATATATAATGAAATAAAAAAACAGTAG
- a CDS encoding LarC family nickel insertion protein, with product MNDKILYLECYSGISGDMIVSALLDLGADQEDLKKSLESLNLEGYHIEIGRRKKCGIDACFFDVILEGEEHHYEHTHDHHDYSHEHTHEHTHDHHEHQHVHRNIKDIYEIINHSQITDRAKTLSKRIFEVVAKAEAKAHSLPIEQVHFHEVGAVDSIVDIVATAVCIDNLGITDVIVSELYEGRGHVRCQHGILPVPVPAVVNIAMEHVLNMKITDVQGELVTPTGAAIAAVLKTKDFLPASYKIKNIGIGSGKKELPKANILRAYIIEENNDKKKLY from the coding sequence ATGAATGATAAGATCTTATATTTGGAATGTTATTCAGGAATCAGTGGAGATATGATAGTTTCCGCTCTACTGGATTTAGGAGCGGATCAAGAAGATTTAAAGAAGTCTTTGGAAAGTTTAAATTTAGAAGGATATCACATTGAAATAGGGAGAAGAAAAAAATGTGGGATTGATGCTTGTTTTTTTGATGTAATCTTAGAAGGAGAAGAGCACCATTATGAGCATACCCACGACCATCATGACTATAGTCATGAGCATACTCATGAGCATACTCATGATCATCATGAACATCAGCATGTTCATAGAAATATCAAGGACATCTATGAAATTATAAACCATTCCCAGATTACAGATCGGGCAAAAACTTTATCTAAGAGAATCTTTGAAGTGGTAGCCAAGGCAGAAGCTAAAGCTCACAGCCTTCCTATAGAGCAAGTGCATTTTCATGAAGTAGGGGCTGTGGATTCCATTGTAGATATTGTGGCTACAGCAGTGTGTATTGATAATTTAGGGATTACTGATGTTATTGTTTCTGAATTATATGAGGGACGAGGGCATGTTCGTTGTCAACATGGGATACTTCCGGTACCAGTACCAGCTGTTGTAAATATCGCCATGGAACATGTTTTAAATATGAAAATCACCGATGTACAAGGAGAATTGGTTACCCCTACAGGAGCTGCCATTGCTGCTGTCCTCAAAACGAAAGATTTTTTACCTGCTAGCTATAAAATAAAGAATATAGGAATTGGTTCTGGGAAAAAGGAACTTCCTAAGGCAAATATTTTAAGGGCTTACATAATAGAAGAAAATAATGATAAAAAAAAACTTTATTGA